Part of the Xanthomonas sp. SI genome is shown below.
ATGTTCGCCGGCGCGCCGGGCGAGATCGCCGCGCTGCGCGAATGGCTGAAGCCGCGCGCCAAGGCGTTCCGCCTGGTCGGCATCGAGGACACCCAGCGCGGCGTGCGCGGTGCGTTCGACCGCGCCGGCCGGTTCCTCGCGCTGACCGCGTTGCTGGCGGTGCTGCTGGCCGGCGTCGCCACCGCGCTGGCGGCCAATCGCTTCGCGCTGCGCCGCATCGACAGCGTGGCGGTGCTGCGCTGCCTGGGCGCGCGCCAGCGCGACATCCTCGGCGCGCTGGCGCTGCAGTTGTTGCTGCTGGCGATTCCCGCCTGCGCGCTCGGCGTGGGCCTGGGCATGCTGGCGCAGATCGGCCTTGTCGAAGCGCTGGGCAGCCTGATCCCGAACCGGCTGCCGCTGCCGCAGGCGACCCCGGCCCTGGCCGGCGCCGGCATCGGCCTGTTGCTGCTGCTCGGCTTCGGCCTGCCGCCGCTGCTGCGGCTGCGCGACGTACCGCCGATGCGCGTGCTCAACCGCAGCTTCGCCGCGCTGCCGCCGACCTCGCTGCTGGTCTACGCCGCCGCATTGGTCGCCACCGTGGTGCTGGCGGTGTACGCCACCGGCGACGGCGTGCTCGCGGCCTGGGTGCTGGGCGGGCTGACCCTGCTGGCCGCGCTCGCCGCGGCGGTCGGCGGCCTGCTGCTCGCCCTGCTGCGGCGGCTGCAATCGCGCCTGCGCGGGCCGTGGAAGCTGGGCCTGGCCGCGCTGACCCGGCGCCGCGCGCTGAGCGTGGTGCAACTGGTCGGGCTGTCGCTGTCGCTGTGTGCGCTGTTGCTGCTGGCGGTGATCGGCCCGGGCCTGCTCGGCCAATGGCGCGACCGGCTGCCGGCGGACACACCGAACTACTTCCTGATGAACATCCAGCCCGACCAGGCCGAGCACGTGCTCGGCACGTTGCGCGGGCTCGGCGTCACCGACGCGGCGGTTGAGCCTTTCAGCACCGGCAAGCTGGTGGCGATCAACGGCAAGCCGCCGCAGCGCCAGGAACAGGGTCCGGAAGACGACGGCGATGGCGCCGACCGACCGATCAACTTCTCCTGGCGGCACGAATTCCCCGCCGCCAACCGCCTGCTGTCCGGCCGTTTCTGGGCCGCCGACAGCACCGCTGCGGAAGCCTCGGTGGAGGAAGCCTGGGCGCAGCGCTACGGCCTCAAGCTCGGCGACCGCATCACCTTGCTGCTCGGCGAGCAGCAGCGCAGCTTCACCG
Proteins encoded:
- a CDS encoding FtsX-like permease family protein produces the protein MNVLRHAARALRRELFAGDLLTVFAALVLGVAVMTAVGTLVDRVTLALTGSAAEVIGGDLGVTGRQDIPTAFAEEAQRRGVRHTRLVSFPSVLFHGDASQMANIKAVDVGYPLRGELRVARDTAGAGSERAGPPPRGQAYADPRLLEALGLKLGDALEFGAGTLRVTRVLRAEPDASGELMQLSPPLLVNRADVDAAGLLGPGSRASYRLMFAGAPGEIAALREWLKPRAKAFRLVGIEDTQRGVRGAFDRAGRFLALTALLAVLLAGVATALAANRFALRRIDSVAVLRCLGARQRDILGALALQLLLLAIPACALGVGLGMLAQIGLVEALGSLIPNRLPLPQATPALAGAGIGLLLLLGFGLPPLLRLRDVPPMRVLNRSFAALPPTSLLVYAAALVATVVLAVYATGDGVLAAWVLGGLTLLAALAAAVGGLLLALLRRLQSRLRGPWKLGLAALTRRRALSVVQLVGLSLSLCALLLLAVIGPGLLGQWRDRLPADTPNYFLMNIQPDQAEHVLGTLRGLGVTDAAVEPFSTGKLVAINGKPPQRQEQGPEDDGDGADRPINFSWRHEFPAANRLLSGRFWAADSTAAEASVEEAWAQRYGLKLGDRITLLLGEQQRSFTVTSVRKADWDSFRVNFFLLLNAGAVQDAPYNLISAFHLPRGSAAQLSGLSRTYPNVSLLDIDAILGRVREVIDQVAQAVQLVMGFSLLAGVLVLLAALQATAGERRYDSAVLRTLGARRGQLRGAVLVEFGALGLLAAILAVGAAAGIGVVVAQQAFQLTLSPPWPALLLGGVGGVLLSLLAGWSGTRRILRTPPALALREN